In Triplophysa rosa linkage group LG2, Trosa_1v2, whole genome shotgun sequence, the genomic window atgtcatcagaaAGAAGCTCTCGACTGACGTCTAGAAACAAGAGTGTGAATAAACACTGGCTGTGGAAGCGGCGTGTCAtcataaaagaaagaaagaaagaaagaaagaaagaaagaNCAGGAATCGTCTGTCGGGAAGAGAAATCCAGCACACTGACGCTTCACGCTGCATTCTTGACTGCTATTATATTCACGTGTCCTTGTGGACAAGTGAcatgtgtgatgtcatcagaaAGAAGCTCTCGACTGACGTCTAGAAACAAGAGTGTGAATAAACACTGGCTGTGGAAGCGGCGTGTCATCatcagaaaagaaagaaagaaagaaagaaagaaagaaatgcattCAATACGTCACTCTCTTTCTGTGTACAGAAGAGCGTCTGTGGCCCTGTTGGTTAATGTCCCAGAActcatcatcacacacacacagatcagaCTCATGACTCAGAACCGTCATTCCTCACCTTCCTCTGGATGGGTGTGGGAACTTTATAACCCTtcttcatcacacctttaaagaCGGGATAACTCAGACCTGACACAGAGAAACACATCCATCAGGACATTCAGACGAGCGCCGCTGACAGCATCTGATGAAGACATCTCTCACCCATAGACTGAAATCCTCCagacttcttcttcttcttgttctgGGCTCTGATGAGCTCTCTGGTGTCGGGCTCGGCGTCAGACACACATTCAGATGATGTGGGGAAGCGAGACAGCCTCCGACCGACCTGAAGGAAACACCATCACGCACACGTCTCATGTCACTAGTGTGCACAGATGAAGAGGTCATACACCGAGATAAGAAACACTGTCGTTATGGCATATTTAATAGAGGTAACGGGGCTGACACATCATCGGTCAACACAACTCACACACTCATGACGTCAACTGAATATTTGACTAGAAAAGTTTAGTTTGAATGTTAACGTGTCCGTGTTGAAAAAGAATAAACGCGTAAATGTTTGTCACGTGACTCTGTCAATAATGTAACTGCATTGAGTGTTTGATGGACTCACTGTGTCGTGATCATCTTTCAGGATCTGTTCGTCATCAGACTCGATCTGATCTCTGTGCGCGTGCGggctcctcttcttcttcatcaGTTTCTTCTTCCGCTGTGCCATCATCGCCGTAGGATCGGCactgttgtgttgtttctgatACTTTAATCACACACACCGACGGGAAGAAAAATACACGGCAGACACGTGTGCGGTTTCGTCGCTCGGCGATGACGTCAGAGAACGCGCGGGTGGCTGCGGTTCAGTGCGCGTCCACGCGGCGGCGGAACAAACTCGACCTTAGAGAATGAGAACTCTTTTTTGCCTACAcgaaaaatatatcaaattaaTGGATTTAGTGGTCGAATACATGCACATTTTTCATCTTATTGTAGAATCAAGTGGAACAAACGCTCTTTGATTTGTTCAAACCACAAAATAAAACCTAGAATGAtgatatcagaatcagaatcagaatcagaagagctttattgccaagtgtgcttgcacacacaaggaattttctttggtgttggaagcttctagtacagacatttaacacaatgacaatacaatataatacgattatAATACGATATAAGTGTGCACTCAATGTAAAACGGTGAAGAAcacattactgtaaaaacaacgtGACGATGATAGAAAGTTTTTAGGATTAATAATAGAAgcacacatttttaatcaatagCAGCCAATATATTTAAGTATATTCATTATTGTAAGTAATTATATATAAGTATAGTAATTATTACTACAaagtttgtgagtgtgtgtgcgcgtgcgtgcgtgtggatGAGAGAGGATTTTCAATCCAATGTGAAAAACATCATGAAATTGTTTTCATCTCATTCTGATCTGCCTGAAATAACCCACATGAGCATAAGCTTCATCATCACTCAGCACTGCATCTCCATCACAGTCTGATGTCTATAATCAATCCAAATGAGATTTCTTCATAGTCTGAGAGTAGAAGCACACTACAAACCCATTCATTTCTCTTTAAAGTGAGTGAATGGTGTGTAGACAACAGAACGTTTATTCATCATCACATCGTCACATTAATGAAGGACATTAGATTCTATTTACAGCTTGTGAGAGATGTCAGCAGTCTAACGTGCTCTATTCTCAATCACAGGATAAATGCCTTGTCAAACATGTGAAGAACATGACGTTTTTACATGTGaagcatttaaactaaagaGACTGAGAGAATAATTGAGTTGCTCATGACTGTAAGCTGTTTACATATGACTCTGTGTCAGATAACCTTCAGCTCTTTAAAGCTCAACATGATGACACAAACTAACATGAAATCAAGCCATCACATGAAGATGAGGGGAACCCAGAAGACATCAAAGATCATCTGACATAATGGACTGATGATGGAGACACGTGTCAAAACCTCAAGTGTGAATGTGCATCACACAGcttgtttataataaaatgatCACTTTAAACTGTATAAATCAGATCAACATAATGAAATATTATTGAAACATGCAGATGCTGCAGTCTGAatctgtgttcatgtgtttagAATCACTTCCATGAAATCAGCAGGAAGATTTTCAGCCGTCCCGTCACATTTCTGTTCTTTATCACACCTTCTGAATAACCATCTGTTCAGGATTCACCTTCAGAATATTCATGTTGAGTTTTGTCAGGTATTAATGCATTTGATGGATCTCAGTGATTTTAGTGATCATCTCTTACGCGTTATATTCaacttaaatatataaactggagtttaatacAAACTGATTTCATGGAATTCAAGCAATATGAATTATTTCGACTCCCAGACAACATGAACATGGTCCCACCAAAGACATAAAGGACATTTaccctctttcttcagctgattCTAATAAATTGTCGCAGTGAAATAACACTGATCTCAGATCCCGGTGTCATTCACCCGTTTAGCGAAACTAAAGCCCTGCTGAAATATGTCAGAAATTGAGGACAAATATCTCTCAGAATAagagagacagagcgagagacCATATGTTGAGTTGAGCTGGAGGAGAGCGAGGCTTATCCACCCGCATTACAGACTGAAAGAACAGATTTACTCTTTAATTCTTGATTAATGTCTCAAAGGAAGACAGAAGAAtgatacgcacacacacatatgattAGTCATtactgtgttgtgtttgtggagagagagcgagagagagagagagagagagagagagagagagagagagagaggcatcaCTCACATCTGCTGGCTCTGACTCTCATTCTCATCTCTCAGGACCTCCACAGCTCTCATGACTTCACAACCTCTGCTGTTATACGCCTTTGGATTGATTTTGACATCACTGTTGGTTTTCACACAGGGTGAGTTCAGTCAAACTCTAAAAAGTTTCTGGCATGTCTTTAACTGTCATGTAATAGTTTTATTCAACACATGAAAATAGTTCATGTACATTCAATTCAACAGTAGTGTTGTTGTGCAGAAGTACAAATGCAGTTAGTATATTTAACCAAGCTTGCAAATAATAGCGATATgcatacaaattaatattatggACATGTTATGAGGTGGAACAGCAGCTGAAGGTCTGTGAAGaagtgtaaatgacagaatataGATTGAAAATGAGTGATGCTGTAATGTACAATAACACTCATGACAACATGAGAGGACTTCTATATAGCAAGAAAAGAAATGAGTCAAATGTGTTGTAAAAATTCCAGTATGAGAAGGGAAAATGAGCTTTATGTAGAGCTCAAGTGTACAGATTCTGAAGTGCACACGGACTTTATGTTGATAAGTGATTTTTATTGGTCTGATGATTATTTCTGCTATTACACTGAGGGTTTGTGAGATCTTTAGCTCAGGATGATCCTCTTCTTCACATGTATGCACACTGATTCATCAAACACAGATCCAGTGGAATGTGACAGGAATAAATACGCGGTTGCATGAGAAGCATCAACTATAGTGCTACAGTGTGATTTTGGGGGCGGGGCCATCTGTTTGGCTGACCAATGGCAGACAGCTGCGCTGTTATGGAAGAATCTTTTACACTGTTCAGATGTAAAACAATGAAAATCCTTttcttgacagacagacagttactCACACAATGTTTTCATATTTACTATAAAGCTGAAGAAATGCAGAAATAATAAAGACTGCAATATACAGATGTGAAGAACACAAACACTTGTATGAATCAATACATTTCAAGTGTAAATAATATACAGACTATAGATTAGTTGGATTTTCCTGCTGTTGAGATGATTTCATATTGTTTatgatgttaaacatgctgttttTTGGGTCAGTGTCGTTGTCGATGATGTTTATGATGATGTTGTTTTGGGGGGGGTCAGTGTCGTGTCTGCAGTGTTATGGCTGTAACGTGTTTCATGGACAGAAGTATGTGGACGTGGGCTGTGGCAGTCCAGAGATCATCACGTGTACTCTCTCACACAAGGGCTTCAAGCATCGCTTCTGCATCAAGACTGAAAGCAGTGAGTCACATTTTACCCTCATTTCACCACGCTACACTCGGCTTTACCCTGTTAACAGCGAAGCACCTGCACATCTAACACCATCTCTTGTGTTTCTTATGATGAATGTGTTGTCTTCAGGCTCGCAGCTTTCATAAAGACGAACTGacccacatacagtatgtacagatTATAAACCTTTAATCTTCTTCTGTTTCTGAAGACATTCTGACCGCTCTTATATATCTgtaggacacacacacacacacgcacacacacacacacacacacacacacacacacacacacacacacacacacacacacacacacgcacacaggagACAGAATGAGGCAGATAGATGATGATGTGAGAGCAGAAAAGCGGCGGAGTGGATAATGAAGGTGCTGACGTTCACACGTGAGACTCGGTGTCAATCTCCAGAACATTTGATGGTTTGGACGTGTAGAGAAACAGCTGATGTGGAACTTCTTTCTACCGGCTCAGGAGAAATCAAGAGGTGAAAACTGCTGATGACGGACGAGTGTTGAATAAGATTTGTGTGAGACGGCAGGAAGGATTCTTTCAGTTTGAGCCGGACCTGCGTGTGCTTTAATCTCAGCTACAGGAGCCGTTTGACTGAATCCTTGCGTAACACGATTACAGTTCTCCTCCTGGACcctcacagacacacagacagaagtCCGTTCTGACGCTCAGTGAAGATGAGAAATGTGTGACAGGTTCGGTGAATGatgttctgtctctctctctctgtgtgtgtgtgtgcagcggCTCTGGGGATGGTCCTCACCAGCGGCTGTGCGACGTCACGTCACTGTCAGCAGCACGAGCTGCCCGGGGTTCGAATCCACTGCTGTGATTCTGATCTGTGTAACAGCGCCGCTCTCTGGAGGACAAACATCATCACTCTGCCGCTCGGCTTCATCTTCTGGATCTCGTGTTTATGACTCAAAGTCTATATGTCTGAACGTTACTGCAGTAGTATAACTCATGTAGTGTTCCCTTTATAATGAACATAACaactgtaaaacaaagaaataaaaacatgtgaaGAGAGCTGAAGTGAAATAATCACAATCGGCACCTGCAACTGTTACACGTCACGAGCAGCAGACAATGATAATATAAACCAGCGGTGGAAACTTTTACATTTTGGCTAGATTACACATCCATCACCATAATATATGTGATGAAATCAAAAGAGGAACACGTGTAGTAGTCTTAAAAACAGCAGTCAGAAACATCGtcctctgtctgtctgatgtatTCCTCATTAAACACGCGACATTTCTCACTCAAGACAGAAGTGAAGTGAACGTACAATACTGCGGCCTACAGCGCCATCTGTTGGATTTGGTTTGTATTGCATCCCAACTCAAACGCaatgatatttaatttaatgcaaaaaaattcTCGCGGACCGTAGTTTTAGTCATCTGTTATCAATTTAACGGTCTTAAATTGTCCGCTTTCACTGCTTTATTGAGTGTTTTCTGATGCATCAAAACACTTCATATTGTAAACGAAAAAAAActccaaaatgtataaatacgcAGACTGTAAATTATAAACTATAATTTCTAGGGAAACACACAGGTCACGAATCTTTAATTCGCTTTGACAGTACAAACACTTTAGACGATTAGCGTTTGACAGGAACGGCTGCGGAGCTGCGCAGAACAACGGTCAAACATGAcgtcaaagtaccgcgagagcgatttgAAAGCAGTCCGGAGATATCTGATCTCGCGGTGCTGTGACGCCAATCGGTCTGCGCAGGGCTACGGGAGGTCAAACGCGCATGAAACCAACGTTCAGAGCAGAACCATGTGCGCGTGTTACCGGTTCCGCACAGATCACGGGGTGGCTGGCTGTCTCTCGTGACCCACGCGTCTTGTGACGTTTTTTCGGGAGTACAGTTCGCTGTGTCACGAGCGCCGCCGCGCGGTGAGACTCTGACGCGCgtcagtcttattttgtgcCGCCGCCATCTTGAGCAGAATCCGgatcatcatcaccatcatctgACTGACATCAAACAGAGCGCGAGCGCAGGTGAGAAGATTCGCGACGAATTTACGCACACACCGCGTGCACAATGCCTGACCCACGGCACGCGACAGCGCGCGCGCCAGGTCCGCGGGAACGTCAGTCATTTCCCGGTAACCGGCCGTTAGCCTAATGCTAGTCATGTGATAGCCGCACAAATATCAATAAAGCGCAAGATGCGTGTGTCTGTTGTAATATCAAACTCGCATCGTTTTGTGTTATTATATCATGTGACATGTTTGTGTagtcatgatgatgatgatcttTATTATAATATCAGTGACAGTCCTGCAGTCTGTCAGTGTGTGTTTCAGTAGAAAGTGATGTT contains:
- the LOC130565314 gene encoding uncharacterized protein LOC130565314; translation: MTSQPLLLYAFGLILTSLLVFTQVSCLQCYGCNVFHGQKYVDVGCGSPEIITCTLSHKGFKHRFCIKTESTALGMVLTSGCATSRHCQQHELPGVRIHCCDSDLCNSAALWRTNIITLPLGFIFWISCL